A single Dunckerocampus dactyliophorus isolate RoL2022-P2 chromosome 2, RoL_Ddac_1.1, whole genome shotgun sequence DNA region contains:
- the LOC129177031 gene encoding transcription factor JunD-like: protein MERSLYADTVLTAPTVYPRTTMMKKDIHISLDEHTSELKTNPLRDADGLLNSPDLGLLKLTSPDLERLIIQSNNPASQFLYPKSASDEQEFAEGFVKALEDLHKQNQLSEAGCVSVDRLELLGASSTVGSAGLQTSDLPVYTTLNGYAASPLGATTINYTTDTIPFPPPPSHLSPQQQTATAAALSRLQSGGVVKDEPQTVPDMQSLGDSPPLSPIDMDNQERIKAERKKLRNRIAASKCRKRKLERISRLEDKVKSLKTQNTELASTASVLREQVAQLKQKVMNHVSSGCQLLPNQVQAY, encoded by the coding sequence ATGGAAAGGAGCCTCTACGCAGACACAGTGCTCACCGCTCCCACTGTCTATCCCCGCACCACCATGATGAAGAAGGACATTCATATCAGCCTGGACGAACACACCTCCGAGCTCAAGACCAATCCACTCCGCGACGCCGATGGCCTCCTCAACTCACCAGACTTGGGGCTTCTCAAACTGACGTCCCCGGACCTGGAGCGTCTCATCATCCAGTCCAACAACCCGGCATCCCAGTTCCTCTACCCGAAGTCTGCCAGCGACGAGCAGGAGTTCGCCGAAGGGTTCGTCAAGGCTCTGGAGGATCTCCACAAGCAGAACCAGCTGAGCGAGGCGGGCTGCGTCTCGGTGGACAGACTGGAGCTCCTCGGTGCTTCCAGCACGGTGGGATCCGCTGGGCTGCAGACGTCTGATCTTCCGGTATATACCACCTTGAACGGCTATGCTGCCAGCCCACTGGGGGCCACAACGATCAACTACACCACGGATACCATCCCCTTTCCGCCGCCTCCGTCCCATCTCAGCCCGCAGCAGCAGACAGCAACCGCCGCCGCCTTATCGCGGCTCCAGTCCGGAGGCGTCGTGAAGGACGAGCCGCAGACAGTTCCGGACATGCAGAGCCTTGGCGACAGCCCGCCTCTGTCGCCGATTGACATGGACAACCAGGAGCGTATTAAGGCCGAGAGGAAAAAGCTGCGCAACCGGATAGCAGCCTCCAAGTGCCGCAAGCGGAAACTGGAGAGGATCTCTCGGCTGGAGGACAAAGTGAAGAGCCTGAAGACGCAGAACACCGAGCTGGCCTCCACAGCCAGCGTCCTCAGGGAGCAGGTAGCCCAGCTGAAGCAGAAGGTTATGAACCACGTCAGCAGTGGATGCCAACTTTTACCAAACCAAGTCCAAGCTTACTAA
- the LOC129176770 gene encoding pyroglutamyl-peptidase 1-like, with protein sequence MGNKRKVLVTGFEPFGEHAVNSSWVAVQELERLGLGDAVDLHVCEVPVEYQAVQSLLPSLWKQHMPQLVVHVGVSGLATTVTLEQCGHNKGYKRLDNCSFCPASQCCVEEGPDFISSVLDMETVCKRVSDSGLGVAVSVSKDAGRYLCDYTYYSSLFLSKGRCAFIHVPPLGNPYSSQELGIALQAVVQEMLKLLEVVKTEEQRCIHAH encoded by the exons ATGGGCAACAAGAGGAAAGTTTTAGTAACAG GATTTGAGCCCTTTGGAGAACATGCTGTGAACTCCAGCTGGGTGGCCGTACAG GAACTAGAGCGTTTAGGGCTGGGTGATGCCGTAGACCTTCATGTATGTGAGGTGCCCGTGGAGTACCAGGCAGTTCAGAGTCTACTTCCATCTCTGTGGAAGCAGCACATGCCACAG CTAGTAGTCCATGTGGGTGTCTCTGGCTTGGCTACCACCGTCACCCTGGAGCAATGTGGACACAATAAGGGCTACAAACGCCTGGACAACTGCAGCTTCTGTCCAGCTTCCCAATGCTGCGTGGAGGAGGGGCCCGACTTCATCAGCTCTGTGCTGGACATGGAGACGGTCTGCAAGAGGGTCAGTGACTCAGGCCTTGGGGTTGCTGTGTCAGTGTCCAAGGATGCTGGAAG ATATCTGTGTGACTACACCTACTACTCGTCGCTGTTCCTGAGCAAGGGTCGCTGCGCCTTCATTCATGTGCCTCCCCTGGGGAACCCCTACAGCAGCCAGGAGCTGGGCATAGCCCTTCAAGCTGTAGTACAGGAGATGCTGAAACTCCTGGAGGTGGTGAAGACAGAGGAGCAGCGTTGCATACATGCACATTAA
- the LOC129173697 gene encoding regulator of nonsense transcripts 1: MSVEAYGPSSQTLTFLDTEEAELLGADTQGSEYDFTDFTLPSQTQGQTQSQLDNQVNGPGGVLQNGDDPVVKASQLLAELNFEEDEEDTYYSKDLPVHACSYCGIHDPACVVYCNTSKKWFCNGRGNTSGSHIVNHLVRAKSKEVTLHKDGPLGETVLECYNCGCRNVFLLGFIPAKADSVVVLLCRQPCASQSSLKDINWDSSQWQPLIQDRCFLSWLVKIPSEQEQLRARQITAQQMNKLEELWKENPSAALEDLEKPGVDEEPQHVLLRYEDAYQYQNIFGPLVKLEADYDKKLKESQTQDNITVRWDLGLNKKRIAYFTLPKTDSDMRLMQGDEICLRYKGDLAPMWKGIGHVIKVPDNYGDEIAIELRSSAGAPVEIPHNFQVDFVWKSTSFDRMQSSLKTFAVDETSVSGYIYHKLLGHEVEDVVIKCQLPKRFTAQGLPDLNHSQVYAVKTVLQRPLSLIQGPPGTGKTVTSATIVYHLARQGNGPVLVCAPSNIAVDQLTEKIHQTGLKVVRLCAKSREAIDSPVSFLALHNQTRNMDSMPELQKLQQLKDETGELSSSDEKRYRALRRTAERELLMNADVICCTCVGAGDPRLAKMQFRSILIDESTQATEPECMVPVVLGAKQLILVGDHCQLGPVVMCKKAAKAGLSQSLFERLVVLGIRPIRLQVQYRMHPALSAFPSNIFYEGSLQNGVTAGDRVKKGFDFQWPQPDKPMFFYVTQGQEEIASSGTSYLNRTEAANVEKITTRLLKAGAKPDQIGIITPYEGQRSYLVQYMQFSGSLHTKLYQEVEIASVDAFQGREKDFIILSCVRANEHQGIGFLNDPRRLNVALTRARYGVIIVGNPKALSKQPLWNHLLNYYKEQKVLVEGPLNNLRESLMQFSKPRKLVNTINPGGRFMSTAMYDAREALIPGSVYDRSSNGRTSNMYFQTHDQIGMIGSGLNPMTSLNIPIPFSLVMPPMPPPGYLGQVNGPTAGRGGGMKGKAGGGGGSTRGSRQRNRNNIGNHSGGGHMSGSQASQDLGSQPFSQGPLTQGYINMSQPSQMSQPGLSQAELSQDSYLGDEFKSQIDVALSQDSTYQGERAYQHGVTGLSQY, from the exons atgagTGTGGAGGCGTACGGGCCGAGCTCACAGACTCTTACGTTCCTGGACACCGAGGAAGCAGAGCTGCTGGGAGCAGACACTCAGGGCTCTGAATACGACTTCACCGATTTTACCCTGCCGAGCCAGACCCAAGGCCAGACCCAAAGCCAGCTCGACAACCAG GTTAACGGTCCTGGAGGTGTCTTGCAAAATGGTGACGACCCTGTGGTCAAAGCTAGTCAGTTGCTGGCAGAGTTGAACtttgaggaggatgaggaggacacCTACTATAGTAAGGACCTCCCTGTACATGCCTgcag TTACTGCGGGATTCATGACCCAGCCTGCGTGGTGTACTGCAACACCAGCAAGAAGTGGTTCTGTAATGGCCGTGGAAACACCTCTGGCAG TCACATTGTGAACCATCTGGTGAGGGCGAAGTCCAAAGAGGTGACCTTGCATAAAGATGGTCCACTGGGGGAAACTGTGCTGGAGTGTTACAATTGCGGCTGTCGCAACGTCTTCCTGCTGGGCTTCATCCCTGCAAAGGCAGACTCGGTGGTGGTACTTCTGTGCAG ACAGCCATGTGCCAGTCAGAGCAGCCTAAAGGACATCAACTGGGACAGTTCCCAGTGGCAGCCTCTCATTCAGGACCGCTGTTTCTTGTCTTGGCTGGTCAAAATTCCCTCAGAGCAGGAGCAGCTCAGGGCTCGTCAGATCACAGCCCAGCAGATGAACAAGCTAGAGGAGCTCTGGAAG GAAAATCCTAGTGCAGCCTTGGAAGACCTGGAGAAGCCAGGCGTGGATGAGGAGCCTCAACATGTTCTGCTACGCTATGAGGACGCCTACCAGTACCAGAACATCTTTGGTCCTCTTGTCAAGCTGGAAGCTGACTATGATAAGAAGCTTAAAGAGTCACAG actCAAGACAACATTACAGTCAGATGGGACCTGGGTTTGAATAAAAAGAGGATTGCTTATTTCACTCTGCCTAAGACAGACTCAG ATATGCGACTGATGCAAGGAGATGAAATCTGCTTGCGGTACAAAGGGGATCTGGCTCCTATGTGGAAAGGCATTGGACATGTCATCAAAGTCCCCGACA ACTATGGCGATGAGATCGCCATCGAGCTGAGGAGCAGTGCTGGCGCTCCAGTGGAGATCCCACACAACTTTCAAGTGGACTTTGTGTGGAAGTCCACATCCTTTGACAG GATGCAGAGTTCCCTGAAGACTTTTGCTGTGGATGAGACTTCAGTGTCTGGTTACATCTACCACAAACTGCTTGGCCACGAAGTGGAGGACGTGGTCATCAAGTGTCAGCTACCCAAACGTTTCACTGCGCAAGGACTGCCTGACCTCAACCACTCCCAA gtaTATGCAGTAAAGACAGTGTTGCAGCGCCCCCTCAGTCTGATTCAAGGTCCTCCTGGCACTGGAAAGACGGTGACCTCTGCCACCATCGTTTACCACCTAGCCAGACAGGGCAATGG GCCAGTCCTGGTGTGTGCTCCCAGTAACATTGCTGTGGACCAGTTGACAGAGAAGATCCACCAGACTGGACTCAAAGTGGTGAGGCTGTGCGCCAAGAGCAGGGAAGCCATCGACTCTCCTGTGTCCTTCCTGGCTCTACACAACCAAACACGGAACATGGACAG TATGCCGGAACTTCAGAAACTCCAACAGCTAAAAGACGAGACTGGAGAGTTGTCTTCCTCTGATGAAAAACGTTACAGGGCTCTGCGACGCACCGCCGAGAGGGAGCTGTTGATG AACGCTGATGTAATTTGCTGTACCTGCGTTGGGGCCGGCGACCCTCGTCTGGCTAAGATGCAGTTCAGATCAATCCTGATAGATGAGAGCACACAGGCAACCGAGCCAGAGTGCATGGTACCTGTGGTCCTTGGAGCAAAGCAG TTGATTTTGGTGGGTGATCACTGCCAGTTGGGTCCAGTGGTGATGTGCAAGAAGGCAGCTAAAGCAGGACTGTCACAATCTCTCTTTGAGCGTCTGGTAGTTTTGGGGATTCGACCAATCCGTCTGCAGGTTCAGTATCGCATGCACCCAGCCCTCAGCGCCTTCCCCTCCAACATCTTCTATGAAGGCTCACTGCAGAACGGAGTCACTGCTG GCGACCGTGTCAAGAAAGGCTTTGACTTCCAGTGGCCACAGCCTGACAAGCCCATGTTCTTTTATGTCACTCAAGGCCAAGAGGAAATCGCCAGCTCCGGAACATCTTACCTCAACAG AACGGAGGCAGCTAATGTGGAGAAAATAACAACAAGGTTGCTGAAGGCTGGAGCCAAACCTGATCAGATTGGTATCATCACCCCTTATGAGGGGCAGAGGTCCTACTTGGTCCAATACATGCAGTTCAGTGGCTCCCTTCACACCAAACTATACCAG GAGGTGGAGATTGCAAGTGTAGACGCATTCCAAGGCAGAGAGAAGGACTTCATCATCTTGTCCTGTGTGAGGGCCAACGAGCACCAGGGCATTGGGTTCCTCAACGATCCACGCCGTCTTAATGTGGCACTCACAAGAGCTAG GTATGGTGTGATCATTGTGGGGAACCCCAAAGCTCTGTCCAAGCAACCCTTGTGGAACCACTTGCTGAACTACTACAAGGAGCAGAAGGTGCTGGTGGAAGGACCCCTTAACAACTTGAGAGAGAGTCTCATGCAGTTCAGCAAGCCCCGCAAGCTGGTCAACACCATCAATCCT GGAGGCCGATTCATGAGCACAGCCATGTATGACGCCAGGGAAGCCCTTATTCCTGGATCTGTTTATGATCGCAGCAGCAATG GGCGCACATCCAACATGTACTTCCAGACCCACGACCAGATTGGAATGATTGGTAGCGGTCTGAATCCCATGACTTCCCTGAACATCCCCATCCCCTTCAGCCTCGTCATGCCCCCTATGCCACCTCCTGGGTACCTTGGGCAGGTCAACGGACCGACAGCAG GTCGTGGAGGCGGCATGAAGGGAAAAGCTGGCGGTGGAGGGGGCAGCACTCGGGGTAGTCGCCAGAGAAACCGCAACAACATAGGGAACCACAGCGGAGGGGGCCATATGAGTGGCAGCCAGGCCAGCCAGGACCTGGGCTCTCAGCCCTTTTCCCAGGGGCCCCTGACCCAAGGCTACATCAACATGAGTCAGCCGTCACAGATGAGCCAGCCTGGGCTCTCCCAGGCGGAGCTTTCCCAG GACAGTTACCTAGGAGATGAGTTCAAGTCCCAAATTGATGTGGCGCTATCTCAAGACTCCACCTACCAGGGGGAGCGAGCCTACCAGCATGGTGTGACTGGCCTGTCCCAGTACTAG